One genomic segment of Clostridium saccharoperbutylacetonicum N1-4(HMT) includes these proteins:
- the miaA gene encoding tRNA (adenosine(37)-N6)-dimethylallyltransferase MiaA: MKQKLLVIGGPTAVGKTELSIKLAQKLNGEIISADSMQIYKYMDIGSAKVTIEEMDGIKHHLIDVIEPDTPFSVADFKEYGEAALNSIILNHKFPIISGGTGLYINSLTCNMTFTEAEKDDDYRKYLEYLAIEKGNEYIHEMLKDIDPISYKEIHANNRKRVIRALEVYKLTNKPFSSYNAGSDFYNSDYDVFYYVLTMDRQRLYERINKRVDIMMEKGLLEECIRLKEMGYTSDIQAMQGIGYKELLYHLEGNLSLSEAVDMIKQGSRNYAKRQLTWFRRDKRCIFLDKDVLSDDKIIEKVYNDIINN; encoded by the coding sequence ATGAAACAAAAGTTATTAGTAATAGGCGGACCAACAGCAGTAGGAAAAACAGAGCTTTCCATAAAATTAGCCCAAAAATTAAATGGAGAAATAATTTCAGCAGATTCCATGCAAATATATAAGTACATGGATATAGGCTCAGCAAAAGTTACTATAGAAGAAATGGATGGTATTAAACATCATCTAATTGATGTAATTGAGCCTGATACTCCATTCTCTGTAGCAGATTTTAAAGAATACGGAGAAGCTGCATTAAATAGTATTATTCTTAATCATAAGTTCCCAATAATATCTGGTGGAACTGGTTTATATATTAACTCCTTAACCTGTAATATGACGTTTACTGAAGCAGAAAAAGATGATGATTATAGAAAATACTTAGAATATTTAGCAATTGAAAAAGGAAATGAATATATCCATGAAATGTTGAAAGATATTGACCCTATAAGTTATAAAGAAATACATGCTAATAACAGAAAACGTGTTATTAGAGCTTTAGAGGTATATAAACTTACAAATAAGCCATTTAGTTCATATAATGCTGGAAGTGATTTTTATAATAGTGATTATGACGTATTTTATTACGTTTTGACAATGGATAGACAAAGATTGTATGAAAGAATAAATAAACGAGTTGATATAATGATGGAAAAGGGACTTCTAGAGGAATGCATAAGACTAAAAGAGATGGGGTATACTTCAGATATTCAGGCAATGCAAGGAATAGGATATAAGGAGTTATTGTATCATTTGGAGGGAAACCTTTCTTTATCTGAAGCTGTTGATATGATAAAACAAGGTTCAAGAAATTATGCAAAACGTCAATTGACATGGTTTAGACGTGATAAAAGATGTATTTTTTTAGATAAAGATGTATTGAGTGATGATAAAATTATAGAAAAAGTATATAATGACATAATAAATAATTAA
- the hfq gene encoding RNA chaperone Hfq, protein MVNKQQNNLQDIFLNNARKNKITLVIHLLNGFQLKGVVKGFDNFTVILDCDNKQMLIYKHSISTITPAKPILFTDSEYVVN, encoded by the coding sequence TTGGTTAATAAGCAACAAAATAATCTACAAGACATTTTCTTAAACAATGCAAGAAAAAACAAAATAACTTTAGTTATCCATTTACTTAATGGATTTCAGTTAAAGGGTGTTGTAAAAGGGTTTGATAATTTTACCGTTATTTTAGATTGTGATAATAAGCAAATGCTTATATATAAACATTCAATATCAACTATAACGCCAGCTAAACCAATTTTATTTACAGATAGTGAATATGTGGTGAATTAA
- a CDS encoding aminotransferase class I/II-fold pyridoxal phosphate-dependent enzyme, protein MLRKTEEFLINNYKISERTFEIYRQALADTEAQFEEYDDIREFNQLKVLNAFQAEKISDSHFTNTTGYGLDDIGRDALDKVYANIFNTEAGLVRPHFVSGTHAIGCAIAGNVMPGDKILCVSGLPYDTLLGVLGLSEKKNAGSLDQYGIKTDVVDLDKEGKFQFDIIKDKLRTDSKIKLIHIQRSTGYASRKSFLVCEIAEVIKHIKEVRDDVIIFVDNCYGEFIETVEPTEFGADIMAGSLMKNIGGGIAPGGGYIVGKKAYVDAAANRMTVPGVGGEYGATYGLMRSFYQGLFSAPHVAIEAVKTAIFCARVMEIAGFKVFPASSDKRTDIIQAIEFGDPQKLINFCSGIQAGSPIDAFAVCEPWAMPGYDSEIVMAAGAFISGSTIELSADGPVREPYIAYIQGGLNFDHGKIGVLIGLSRVLEVK, encoded by the coding sequence ATGTTAAGAAAAACAGAAGAATTTTTAATTAATAATTATAAAATAAGTGAAAGGACTTTTGAAATATATAGACAGGCTTTAGCTGATACTGAAGCTCAATTTGAAGAGTATGATGATATTAGAGAATTCAATCAACTTAAGGTTTTAAATGCTTTTCAAGCTGAAAAAATAAGTGATTCTCATTTCACAAATACTACTGGATATGGACTTGATGATATAGGTAGAGATGCCTTAGATAAAGTATATGCTAATATTTTTAATACAGAGGCTGGTCTAGTTAGACCTCACTTTGTTAGCGGAACTCATGCAATAGGCTGTGCAATTGCAGGTAATGTTATGCCTGGAGATAAAATATTATGCGTATCAGGTTTACCATACGACACTTTACTTGGAGTACTTGGATTATCTGAGAAAAAAAATGCAGGCTCTTTAGATCAATATGGAATTAAAACAGACGTTGTAGATTTAGATAAAGAAGGTAAATTCCAATTTGATATAATTAAAGATAAATTAAGAACTGATAGCAAAATCAAACTTATTCATATTCAAAGAAGCACTGGTTATGCTTCAAGAAAGTCATTTTTAGTTTGTGAGATAGCTGAAGTTATTAAACATATAAAAGAGGTTAGGGATGACGTTATAATCTTTGTAGATAATTGTTATGGAGAATTTATTGAAACAGTAGAACCAACAGAATTTGGTGCAGACATTATGGCTGGATCACTAATGAAAAACATAGGTGGAGGTATTGCACCAGGTGGTGGTTATATTGTTGGTAAGAAAGCTTATGTTGATGCTGCTGCTAACAGAATGACTGTTCCAGGAGTAGGAGGAGAGTACGGTGCTACTTACGGTTTAATGAGAAGTTTTTACCAAGGATTATTTTCTGCCCCTCATGTGGCTATTGAAGCTGTGAAAACTGCTATCTTTTGTGCTAGAGTAATGGAAATAGCAGGATTTAAAGTATTCCCAGCATCATCTGATAAGAGAACAGACATAATTCAAGCTATAGAATTTGGAGATCCACAAAAATTAATCAATTTCTGTAGTGGAATCCAAGCAGGTTCTCCAATAGATGCTTTTGCTGTATGTGAGCCATGGGCAATGCCGGGATACGATAGTGAGATAGTTATGGCAGCTGGAGCTTTTATCTCTGGATCAACAATTGAATTGTCAGCTGATGGGCCTGTAAGAGAACCATACATAGCATATATACAAGGCGGATTAAATTTTGATCATGGTAAAATTGGTGTGTTAATAGGCCTAAGTAGAGTTTTAGAAGTTAAATAA